Sequence from the Burkholderia sp. GAS332 genome:
ACCGCCACATCCACGTGCGCGGATGCCATTGACGATGCCGCCAGAAATACCAGACCCAGTGCTGCGCCAACGATCTTCTTGTTCATTTCCCTTTCTCCTTGCACATCCAGGTGCGATGCATCCGGTTGCTACCGGGTTGCCACTGCTTTGTTTCTGACTACGGTTCGGAGTGTAGAAGGGCAATCCGGACACAGGTGAAACAGCGCTGCGAGATTGGTAACGTGGGATTACCAGCTAAAAAATGAACTGCCACCCTTTGAATCTCCGGATGCTTGCCTATAGTAGAAGCAACAATTGCCGCATTGCACAGCGGCCGGTCTTTCTTGATGTGGGTGACGGGGAAACAGAAATGACGCCATCGAACGCTGCGATCTACCAGAGCCAGGCTTGCACGCCGGATTCATTGCGAACGCTTGCCGGTTACCTCGAATTGGCGCTCGACGAAGGAGAAAGCGTGGTTCTGATGCGGATCGGCACGCAGGTACGCAGTGTGTATGTCGGCAATCCGTCCGGCGCTCTGGAGGATTTGACGGATCACGGCGTCGTGGCCGCTTTTCAAGCCGACGAAATGCTGGCATTGACGCAGTTGGGACTCAACCGGATCACCGCCGACGATCAACAGTACCGGTTCACGCGCAGCGTGAGGTATATCGCCGACCGCCAGGTTGTCGTTTTTACTCCGACTTGAGCGGCTCGCCAGTAAACGGAAAGACTAAGGAATACGGTTATCGAGTGGTGGACTCGAAAGGTTCGTACTCCACTGGATGTGTTCTCGTGTAGATCTGGTGTCTTTATAGCCACATAGATCTGCCTTTCTCGTGCTATTCATGGCATAGTTCGTTCGATTACCACATAAGGAGCAATCAAATGCCCACGTTAGAGCAAATCCAAGCAAAGCTTAAGAAGCTCCAGGCGCAAGCGGACGTCCTTATTGCCCGGAAAGCACAAGTCGCAGTCGACCAGATCCGGGAGTTGATGCTCAAGCATGGCCTGACTACTGCGGATATCGAAGCAAAGGCAAAAGCGAAGCGCGCCGCGCGCGGCTTGAATGGGCATGCTGCAAGTGGCAAGGCAAAAGCCGCTGGCGCAGGCAAGTCGATTCCGAAGTACCGCGACAATGCAACTGGCGCGACATGGACGGGCCACGGGCGTGCACCGGCCTGGATTGCCGCCGTGAAAGACCGGACTCAATTCCTGATTGAAGGTGTGAGCGAACTGAAGTCCGCGGCGAAGGCAGCGGTCACTCACGCCAAAACCGGAAGCAAAGGTCAGCCTAAAGGCGCGCAACCGCCCAAGTACCTCGATCCGAAAACCGGCGCCACCTGGAGTGGGCGCGGTCCGGCGCCGGCATGGCTCGCAACGGTCAAAGACCGCACCAAGTTTCTGATCGATAGCGCCGCGGCGAGCAGCAATGTCGCCGCCAAAAAAGTAGCGACGGCGAAGAAGGCCGTAGCGTCCAAACCGGCTGCGAAGAAGGGCACGGCGGCGACTAAAAAAGCAGCGGCAAAGAAAAGCGCTGCCAAACCGGCTGCGAAGAAAGCCGCTGCAAAGAAGACAGCCGTGAAGAAAACCGCTGTGGCAAAGAAAGCGCCGGGTCGCAAGACGGGTGGTAGAGGCAAAGCCGGCGCGACGAGCGCTGCCGCAGCGCCGCAAACCTCAACGGTGCAAACCGGCGCGTGAGTGCAACGGAGTCGCGAAGTAGATGACTAGTACGTTCGACTCACCCCAGCAGGAGGACCACGTCGTCCTGCTGGACGCCGTTCCTCACCCGGCCGCCGACGCCGCCGAGCCATTCATCGTCGCCAGCGACCGCCGGGTGATTCTGGCTTATCCGATTGCTGAATCCGACTTCGAGCGGTTCGGCCCATTCGATTCCGATGACGATCCCTATTGCACGGTGCTCTTTCCGGACGCCGTGTTTCATCGGCTGGGGCCGCCTGGCGATGCCGATCTCGAGATCCATCCACTCGCGTCGCAAGGACTCAGTGGGTACTCGGTTCACGAAGTGATGAATTCGTCGCTGGCCGCCGAGATCTCGGCCGTCACTTCGCCTGGGTCCGCACAGCGCCATTTTGTCATCACGTTCCAGGGCGCTACGTTCGAATGCGTGGCGTCGGACTATACGGTGATCGGCGTGTATGGCGCGGGTGAGATCGCCAGTCGGGAAGCCTTCTCGCTGGTCCGTTAGTCTTGTTAGCGGTCAGTGCCGTTTCGGCGTAGCCGCTTCTTTCCCCTCCTTGCGCCATCGCCCAAACGCTCGCTCCCTTACGCAGCGTTGCGGGCGATCCGTTGCAATGGCTGTGCAACGCGCTGTGGTTTCCTTTCAATAAGATTTTCCCCGCCCATTTCGAACATATGCCCAATGATTTTTTTGGCTTTTATTTTTGAAACATGTTAAAAAGCTTTCCGTCATCCTATATTGACATGAAGTCTTCACGCAGTGCGGGCAGACTGGCGTCAACGAATGGCGTGCGGCAGCGATTGGCGCACCGTTATCGAAATTACATATAAATATATTACGAGGCATCGAACGCTCGATTGAAGCGGACCTGAGGTCAGGCACGCGTCACAGAGAGCCGGCAGGTATCACGTCGAGTGGTGCGTGTTTCGGTGCAGTAGCGGTCGTCGTGGATCGGATTTGCCGGCGCAAAGGCAGATCGCATGGGCCTGATCCCCGGTAGTACGGCCGCAAGGCGTCCGCGAGCGCGGGCGCGGTATCGGTACGCATTTGCTTTGCGCAAGTGCATGCGAATACGCCATGCCCATCGAAAAACTCCTTGTTCCGCTACCGGCGGGCCTGAAAGTCTACGTTGAACGTCACGTATTCGATCCGGCCTTCGAGAGTGTCATTCTGATCAACGGCGCGCTGGCCACCACAGCGTCGTTCGGACAGACAATCAAATACCTCGGCGAACGCTATAACCCAATTTGTTTCGATTTACCTTATGCAGGTCAATCGAAAGCGCATAACGTGTGCGACTTCGTCCTTACAAAAGACGATGAAGTCGACATTCTGCTGCATCTAATCGGCTTATTCGAGCCGAGCTTCCTGTTGTCGGTGTCGTGGGGCGGGGTGGCGTCGCTGCTGGCGCTCTCGCGGGCGCGCACCAGCGTGAGGCGCGCGGTGATTGCGTCATTCTCGCCGCGGCTCAACGCGGCGATGACCGCGTACGTGACCGCGGCACGCGACCACATCGCCGCCGGCGAAAATCTGAAGGCCGCACAACTGCTCAACGATACCGTTGGGCAGCATCTGCCGCGCATCATGAAGCTCTACAACTATCGCTACCTCTCTATGCTGCCACGCGATGAGCAGGACCAGGTGGCGTTTCACGTCGACCAGATTCTGGCCATCCGTCCAGAGGACTATCTGCACGAGTTTCGCAACATCGATTGCGGTCTGAAATTCCTTAACGGCGAGCTCGACAACTACACCACGCCTGAGGACGCCCGCTCGCTCAGCGCGCATCTGAAGCGCGCCGAGTTTCTCACGATCGAGCAGGCCGGGCACTTCCTCGATCTCGAAGGGCGGCCCGCGTTGCGCCAGGTGAAGACGGCGATTTTCGATTACTTCGGCGCCGCGCCGGTGCAGGCGGCAGGCCGTGCGCTCGACTGTTTCGACGCGTTCGCCGCCCGCTCGCCCATCATGCCGGTGCAGCAACCCGCCATTGCAAACGTCGCGAACGTCGCGTTGCAGGCCACCGCCGATCACTCGTTCCAACAGGTCGAACTACCGTGAATATCGCTCAGAGCATCGCCATCGTCGTACCGTGGGCGCTGTGGCTGCTGTATTGGGTCGCCACTTCGAACCGCGTCAAGGAGACCGCGCGCAAAGAGGCGTCGCTGTCGCGCACGTTGCAGTCGATTCCGTTGATCGGTGGGGGCGCGCTGATCGTGCTGCCGGATTTCAACACAGCGGCGTTGTCCCTCGATCCGCATGCGATCGGGCCACTGCAGCTGGCCGGTTTGGCCGTGCTACTGGCCGGCCTGGCGTTTTCCGTGTGGGCGCGCCTGCATCTCGGCACCAACTGGAGCGTGTCGGTCACGCTGAAGGAAGGGCATGAGCTGGTGCGCAGCGGCCCTTATGGACTGGTTCGTCATCCGATCTATACCGGCTGTCTGCTGGCGCTCCTGGGCGCCGTGCTGATCGGCGCGCAATGGCGTGGCGTGGCTGGCCTGTTGCTGATTTTCGCGTCGCTGGCTTACAAGGTGCGGGTCGAAGAGAGCTGGTTGACCGGTCACTTCGGCCGTGCATACTCGCAGTATCGTCGCGACGTGGCCGCGCTGATTCCCGGTCTCTTCTGAGCCGCCGGCATGACGAGAGTCATCATCACCGCGATTGGGTCGGCGGGC
This genomic interval carries:
- a CDS encoding DNA-binding protein H-NS yields the protein MPTLEQIQAKLKKLQAQADVLIARKAQVAVDQIRELMLKHGLTTADIEAKAKAKRAARGLNGHAASGKAKAAGAGKSIPKYRDNATGATWTGHGRAPAWIAAVKDRTQFLIEGVSELKSAAKAAVTHAKTGSKGQPKGAQPPKYLDPKTGATWSGRGPAPAWLATVKDRTKFLIDSAAASSNVAAKKVATAKKAVASKPAAKKGTAATKKAAAKKSAAKPAAKKAAAKKTAVKKTAVAKKAPGRKTGGRGKAGATSAAAAPQTSTVQTGA
- a CDS encoding Protein-S-isoprenylcysteine O-methyltransferase Ste14 — its product is MNIAQSIAIVVPWALWLLYWVATSNRVKETARKEASLSRTLQSIPLIGGGALIVLPDFNTAALSLDPHAIGPLQLAGLAVLLAGLAFSVWARLHLGTNWSVSVTLKEGHELVRSGPYGLVRHPIYTGCLLALLGAVLIGAQWRGVAGLLLIFASLAYKVRVEESWLTGHFGRAYSQYRRDVAALIPGLF
- a CDS encoding rhamnosyltransferase subunit A — protein: MPIEKLLVPLPAGLKVYVERHVFDPAFESVILINGALATTASFGQTIKYLGERYNPICFDLPYAGQSKAHNVCDFVLTKDDEVDILLHLIGLFEPSFLLSVSWGGVASLLALSRARTSVRRAVIASFSPRLNAAMTAYVTAARDHIAAGENLKAAQLLNDTVGQHLPRIMKLYNYRYLSMLPRDEQDQVAFHVDQILAIRPEDYLHEFRNIDCGLKFLNGELDNYTTPEDARSLSAHLKRAEFLTIEQAGHFLDLEGRPALRQVKTAIFDYFGAAPVQAAGRALDCFDAFAARSPIMPVQQPAIANVANVALQATADHSFQQVELP